A single window of Hyla sarda isolate aHylSar1 chromosome 2, aHylSar1.hap1, whole genome shotgun sequence DNA harbors:
- the LMOD1 gene encoding leiomodin-1: MYPLSKFGHEWNIHKNVLNPSPWDGAGEGEFQCWAVGWGLEQLSIQPRRTRHTPEGSYSTTPGLLLSLLYPHSRDYSFCLGLHLLFTTMSRVARLRRHVSEDPDIDNLLSTLSPEEMEQLEKELDAGDPDAGQSAGLSRDQTERASSQREAERESQRLAQAAPQSGKSSEKEDKVKETRKKDPAPTKKLEDANDTKTRAIKDTVKPKDDRVSKMRERFRQEKSSSVADKEKVEKTASKKLDEEKGPKEVKKDKAENLATEEKVEKKIAEKIEKKEVAEVQAENKLDKKKNTDKLPEKKEKSESVQASKSITQDSKAADQEKKNMRTTEPQRAENGSKNTTEENKDDESSSIFDELLEKVKNNEAELTELNLNNSDCITIETLMSFTEALEFNTVVKIFSLANTRADDHIAMAIAAMLKSNKTITSINLDSNHITGKGILAIFRALQHNDTLTELRFHNQRHICGGKTEMEIAKILKENTAILKLGYHFELAGPRMTVTNLLSRNMDKQRQRRMAEQKALKEAENKKNCLEVPKVIPPPKEPPKLSGKLAVNNPQKSASKKGGAPVPPPPPPPMAPLAPPLINENIRNSLSPASQRRIVEKPGHAEKNTRDKLLESIRSSNIKQLKKVEVPKWLK; the protein is encoded by the exons ATGTATCCTCTCTCTAAATTTGGGCATGAGTGGAACATTCACAAGAATGTCTTGAATCCGAGCCCCTGGGATGGAGCGGGGGAGGGGGAGTTCCAGTGCTGGGCTGTTGGATGGGGACTGGAGCAGCTCAGTATCCAGCCGCGGAGGACGAGGCACACACCTGAGGGTTCCTATTCTACAACACCAGGGCTTCTTCTCTCCCTCCTTTATCCTCACAGCCGTGACTACTCTTTCTGCTTAGGTCTCCATCTTCTCTTTACAACCATGTCCAGGGTGGCCAGGCTCCGGCGGCATGTGAGCGAAGACCCCGACATAGACAACTTGTTGTCCACCTTGTCCCCTGAGGAGATGGAGCAGCTGGAGAAGGAACTGGACGCCGGGGACCCCGATGCCGGGCAGTCTGCGGGACTGAGCCGGGACCAGACAGAGCGGGCATCCAGTCAGCGGGAGGCGGAGAGGGAGAGCCAGAGGCTGGCACAGGCGGCACCTCAG AGTGGCAAATCTTCAGAAAAAGAAGACAAGGTAAAAGAGACTCGTAAAAAAGACCCTGCTCCAACTAAAAAACTGGAAGATGCAAATGACACCAAAACAAGGGCAATAAAAGATACAGTAAAACCAAAGGATGATCGTGTCAGCAAAATGAGGGAACGGTTTAGACAAGAGAAAAGCAGTAGTGTAGCAGATAaagaaaaagtagaaaaaacTGCATCCAAAAAGCTTGATGAAGAGAAAGGTCCAAAAGAAGTAAAAAAGGATAAAGCCGAGAACCTAGCTACTGAAGAGAAAGTGGAGAAGAAGATTGCAGAAAAAATTGAGAAGAAAGAAGTTGCAGAGGTACAAGCTGAAAACAaactggacaagaaaaaaaatacagacaagcttcccgagaaaaaagagaaatCAGAGAGTGTCCAAGCAAGTAAAAGCATTACTCAGGACAGTAAAGCAGCTGATCAGGAAAAGAAAAATATGCGGACCACAGAGCCACAACGAGCTGAAAATGGATCTAAGAACACAACAGAAGAGAACAAAGATGATGAATCATCAAGTATTTTTGATGAACTGctagaaaaagtgaaaaataatgaAGCTGAGCTAACAGAGCTCAACCTAAACAATTCAGATTGTATTACAATTGAGACACTTATGAGCTTTACGGAGGCCTTAGAATTTAACACTGTGGTCAAAATCTTTTCTTTGGCCAACACACGAGCTGATGACCATATTGCAATGGCCATTGCTGCCATGTTAAAGTCCAACAAGACAATAACTAGCATCAATCTGGACTCCAACCACATCACAGGTAAAGGCATATTAGCCATATTCAGAGCtctgcagcacaatgacacactTACTGAACTTCGTTTCCACAATCAGCGACACATATGTGGTGGGAAAACTGAGATGGAAATAGCAAAGATATTAAAAGAAAACACTGCCATCTTAAAACTTGGATACCACTTTGAACTGGCAGGGCCACGCATGACTGTTACTAACTTGCTAAGCCGCAACATGGACAAACAAAGGCAACGAAGAATGGCAGAGCAGAAAGCATTAAAAGAAGCAGAGAACAAGAAGAATTGTTTAGAAGTTCCCAAAGTAATCCCTCCTCCAAAAGAGCCTCCCAAATTATCAGGAAAGCTAGCGGTCAACAATCCCCAAAAGAGTGCTTCAAAAAAAGGAGGAGCGCCTGtgcctcctccacctcctccaccaATGGCTCCTCTGGCACCACCACTTATTAATGAGAACATTAGAAACTCATTGTCTCCTGCTTCACAGAGGAGAATAGTAGAAAAGCCTGGGCATGCAGAGAAGAACACAAGAGATAAGCTTCTTGAATCAATTAGGTCCAGCAATATTAAACAGCTTAAAAAG GTGGAAGTGCCCAAGTGGctgaagtaa